In one window of bacterium DNA:
- the speA gene encoding biosynthetic arginine decarboxylase, producing the protein MSRIPVEEALDTYNIALWGGGYFSINNEGELTVRPTRDPEREVALPKLVAEMRRRGLETPLLFRFPQIVANRVAELVGAFRGAMAEFGYEGAEYLPAFPMKVNQQREVVDALIQAGRDFKMGLEAGSRAELMAALALDVSPGALTVVNGYKDLETMRLAILGARCGRRVVIVIEKQFEIEPLLRAFEEAGPGPLPEVGFRVRLFARGAGKWWKSSGVTAKFGLTTEGLLEVVRRLADAGHLDRASMVHFHIGSQIPEIRRFKTAFREAARFYAKLRRLNVPVSILDVGGGLAVDYDGSKTASDASMNYSIAEYANDVVYAVKEVCAEEKVPLPSLVSESGRALVAYHSLLVANVLGRITSDAPPERLEASLNEPRVVSELRSIVRDINAKNYLEYYHDAGELREEMSTLFAIGMISLADRSMTEGLYWEVARRALAFARREKVPLEEFEELERALHEKYVVNFSVFQSTPDHWALDQLFPIVPIQRLREAPDHQATLVDITCDSDGEIDKFIDIKDIKETLPLHAIEAHQEEPYDIAFTLLGAYQDVMGDMHNLFGMPDEVLVTVGDDGEARVEKVVRGDTVTDVLRIFGYPHEELLGSVRAALMRRVALDELSE; encoded by the coding sequence ATGAGCCGCATTCCGGTCGAGGAGGCGCTCGACACCTACAACATCGCCCTTTGGGGCGGCGGCTACTTCTCGATCAACAACGAAGGCGAGCTGACCGTCCGCCCGACGCGCGATCCGGAACGCGAGGTCGCGTTGCCGAAGCTCGTCGCCGAGATGCGCCGGCGCGGCCTCGAGACGCCGCTCCTGTTCCGCTTCCCGCAGATCGTCGCCAACCGCGTCGCCGAGCTCGTCGGCGCGTTCCGCGGCGCGATGGCCGAGTTCGGCTACGAAGGGGCGGAGTACCTCCCCGCCTTCCCGATGAAGGTCAACCAGCAGCGCGAGGTCGTGGACGCGCTGATCCAGGCCGGACGCGACTTCAAGATGGGGCTCGAGGCCGGCTCGCGCGCCGAGCTGATGGCCGCGCTGGCCCTCGACGTCTCGCCCGGCGCGCTGACGGTCGTCAACGGCTACAAGGACCTCGAGACGATGCGGCTCGCGATCCTCGGCGCCCGCTGCGGCCGCCGGGTCGTGATCGTGATCGAGAAGCAGTTCGAGATCGAGCCGCTGCTCCGCGCCTTCGAGGAGGCGGGGCCGGGGCCGCTCCCCGAGGTCGGCTTCCGCGTCCGCCTCTTCGCCCGCGGCGCCGGCAAGTGGTGGAAGTCGTCCGGCGTGACGGCCAAGTTCGGCCTGACGACCGAGGGGCTGCTCGAGGTCGTGCGGCGGCTGGCCGACGCGGGGCACCTCGACCGCGCCTCGATGGTCCACTTCCACATCGGCTCGCAGATCCCCGAGATCCGGCGCTTCAAGACCGCCTTCCGCGAGGCGGCCCGCTTCTACGCCAAGCTGCGGCGGCTCAACGTTCCGGTCTCGATCCTCGACGTCGGCGGCGGCCTCGCCGTGGACTACGACGGCTCGAAGACCGCCTCCGACGCGTCGATGAACTACTCCATCGCCGAGTACGCGAACGACGTCGTCTACGCGGTGAAGGAAGTCTGCGCCGAGGAGAAGGTGCCGCTGCCCTCGCTCGTCTCCGAGTCGGGGCGGGCGCTCGTCGCCTACCACTCGCTGCTCGTGGCCAACGTGCTGGGGCGGATCACCAGCGACGCGCCGCCGGAGCGGCTCGAGGCGTCGCTCAACGAGCCGCGCGTGGTCTCCGAGCTGCGCTCGATCGTGCGCGACATCAACGCCAAGAACTACCTCGAGTACTACCACGACGCCGGCGAGCTGCGCGAGGAGATGTCCACCCTCTTCGCCATCGGCATGATCTCGCTCGCCGACCGCTCGATGACCGAGGGGCTCTACTGGGAGGTCGCGCGGCGGGCCCTCGCCTTCGCCCGGCGGGAGAAGGTGCCGCTCGAGGAGTTCGAGGAGCTGGAGCGGGCGCTGCACGAGAAGTACGTCGTCAACTTCTCGGTCTTCCAGAGCACGCCGGACCACTGGGCGCTCGACCAGCTCTTCCCGATCGTGCCGATCCAGCGGCTGCGCGAGGCGCCGGACCACCAGGCGACGCTGGTGGACATCACCTGCGACTCCGACGGCGAGATCGACAAGTTCATCGACATCAAGGACATCAAGGAGACGCTGCCGCTCCACGCGATCGAGGCCCACCAGGAGGAGCCGTACGACATCGCGTTCACGCTCCTCGGCGCCTACCAGGACGTCATGGGGGACATGCACAACCTCTTCGGGATGCCCGACGAGGTCCTCGTGACGGTCGGCGACGACGG